One part of the Camelus dromedarius isolate mCamDro1 chromosome 33, mCamDro1.pat, whole genome shotgun sequence genome encodes these proteins:
- the BCL2L11 gene encoding bcl-2-like protein 11 isoform X7, translated as MFPAAAAAAGAARARGAARGALGCPAERDVGRAATCRLCAAPGAPSASPGLCLPRCLRGDGQGAPGRRRARAGCRGARARTRRSEGKGRTKKDQMAKQPSDVSSECDREGGRLQPAERPPQLRPGAPTSLQTERQDRSPAPMSCDKSTQTPSPPCQAFNHYLSAMALGNHHSTLYL; from the exons ATGTTcccggcggccgcggcggcggccgGGGCAGCGCGGGCCAGAGGCGCGGCGCGCGGAGCCCTCGGCTGCCCGGCAGAGCGCGACGTTGGACGGGCTGCGACTTGCAGGCTCTGCGCTGCCCCGGGAGCTCCCAGCGCGAGTCCCGGGCTTTGTCTCCCGCGCTGCCTTCGCGGTGACGGTCAGGGGGCTCCAGGTCGGCGAAGGGCGCGGGCCGGGTGCCGCGGGGCCCGGGCCCGGACGCGACGCTCGGAAGGGAAGGGGCGGAC AAAAAAAGACCAAATGGCAAAGCAACCTTCCGATGTAAGTTCTGAGTGTGACAGAGAAGGTGGACGATTGCAGCCCGCAGAGAGGCCCCCTCAGCTCAGGCCTGGGGCCCCCACCTCTCTACAGACAGAGCGGCAAG ACAGGAGCCCGGCACCCATGAGTTGTGATAAATCAACACAAACCCCAAGTCCTCCTTGCCAGGCCTTCAACCATTATCTCAGTGCGATGG ctcttggcaaccaccattctaccctcTATCTCTGA
- the BCL2L11 gene encoding bcl-2-like protein 11 isoform X4 has translation MFPAAAAAAGAARARGAARGALGCPAERDVGRAATCRLCAAPGAPSASPGLCLPRCLRGDGQGAPGRRRARAGCRGARARTRRSEGKGRTKKDQMAKQPSDVSSECDREGGRLQPAERPPQLRPGAPTSLQTERQGNPEGEGDRCPQGSPQGPLAPPASPGPFATRSPLFIFVRRSSLLSRSSSGYFSFDTDRSPAPMSCDKSTQTPSPPCQAFNHYLSAMGLPE, from the exons ATGTTcccggcggccgcggcggcggccgGGGCAGCGCGGGCCAGAGGCGCGGCGCGCGGAGCCCTCGGCTGCCCGGCAGAGCGCGACGTTGGACGGGCTGCGACTTGCAGGCTCTGCGCTGCCCCGGGAGCTCCCAGCGCGAGTCCCGGGCTTTGTCTCCCGCGCTGCCTTCGCGGTGACGGTCAGGGGGCTCCAGGTCGGCGAAGGGCGCGGGCCGGGTGCCGCGGGGCCCGGGCCCGGACGCGACGCTCGGAAGGGAAGGGGCGGAC AAAAAAAGACCAAATGGCAAAGCAACCTTCCGATGTAAGTTCTGAGTGTGACAGAGAAGGTGGACGATTGCAGCCCGCAGAGAGGCCCCCTCAGCTCAGGCCTGGGGCCCCCACCTCTCTACAGACAGAGCGGCAAGGTAATCCCGAAGGAGAAGGGGACCGCTGCCCCcaaggcagcccccagggcccgcTGGCCCCACCGGCCAGCCCAGGCCCTTTCGCTACCAGATCCCCGCTTTTCATCTTCGTGAGAAGATCCTCTCTGCTGTCTCGATCCTCCAGTGGGTATTTCTCTTTTGACACAGACAGGAGCCCGGCACCCATGAGTTGTGATAAATCAACACAAACCCCAAGTCCTCCTTGCCAGGCCTTCAACCATTATCTCAGTGCGATGG
- the BCL2L11 gene encoding bcl-2-like protein 11 isoform X3, translating into MFPAAAAAAGAARARGAARGALGCPAERDVGRAATCRLCAAPGAPSASPGLCLPRCLRGDGQGAPGRRRARAGCRGARARTRRSEGKGRTKKDQMAKQPSDVSSECDREGGRLQPAERPPQLRPGAPTSLQTERQGNPEGEGDRCPQGSPQGPLAPPASPGPFATRSPLFIFVRRSSLLSRSSSGYFSFDTDRSPAPMSCDKSTQTPSPPCQAFNHYLSAMALGNHHSTLYL; encoded by the exons ATGTTcccggcggccgcggcggcggccgGGGCAGCGCGGGCCAGAGGCGCGGCGCGCGGAGCCCTCGGCTGCCCGGCAGAGCGCGACGTTGGACGGGCTGCGACTTGCAGGCTCTGCGCTGCCCCGGGAGCTCCCAGCGCGAGTCCCGGGCTTTGTCTCCCGCGCTGCCTTCGCGGTGACGGTCAGGGGGCTCCAGGTCGGCGAAGGGCGCGGGCCGGGTGCCGCGGGGCCCGGGCCCGGACGCGACGCTCGGAAGGGAAGGGGCGGAC AAAAAAAGACCAAATGGCAAAGCAACCTTCCGATGTAAGTTCTGAGTGTGACAGAGAAGGTGGACGATTGCAGCCCGCAGAGAGGCCCCCTCAGCTCAGGCCTGGGGCCCCCACCTCTCTACAGACAGAGCGGCAAGGTAATCCCGAAGGAGAAGGGGACCGCTGCCCCcaaggcagcccccagggcccgcTGGCCCCACCGGCCAGCCCAGGCCCTTTCGCTACCAGATCCCCGCTTTTCATCTTCGTGAGAAGATCCTCTCTGCTGTCTCGATCCTCCAGTGGGTATTTCTCTTTTGACACAGACAGGAGCCCGGCACCCATGAGTTGTGATAAATCAACACAAACCCCAAGTCCTCCTTGCCAGGCCTTCAACCATTATCTCAGTGCGATGG ctcttggcaaccaccattctaccctcTATCTCTGA